From Nerophis lumbriciformis linkage group LG11, RoL_Nlum_v2.1, whole genome shotgun sequence, one genomic window encodes:
- the ndufaf8 gene encoding NADH dehydrogenase [ubiquinone] 1 alpha subcomplex assembly factor 8, whose protein sequence is MSGSNVWNRTREKLRRFPEVFAQCSEEATAYGKCVAATTTSKQELKKDLCAKEFAALRTCFSNAAKKTVK, encoded by the exons ATGTCTGGGTCAAATGTTTGGAATCGCACCCGGGAGAAATTAAGACGTTTTCCCGAAGTGTTTGCACAATGTTCGGAAGAG GCAACTGCTTATGGCAAATGTGTGGCAGCTACTACAACAAGCAAACAAGAACTGAAGAAGGACCTTTGTGCTAAAGAATTTGCAGCATTGAGAACATGCTTTTCAAATGCG GCCAAGAAAACGGTGAAatga